In the Candidatus Saccharimonas aalborgensis genome, one interval contains:
- a CDS encoding YdcF family protein codes for MKKIIIISSIVGGYFLLVAGISAYLGPNDLKSCGDKPSETKGCERADAIVAVSGGDTLARADEAIALYKSGWAPLIIFSGAAADKSGPSNAEVMQQHAVRAGISENSIVIEDQSETTEQNAVKTKNIFDKYRVTSAIVVTSAYHERRAVMEFSHRAPSITFRAHPVASDNQWGAWWWLTPTGWYLALSELVKILIVASGGVVR; via the coding sequence TTCGGCCTACCTTGGTCCTAATGATTTGAAATCCTGTGGGGACAAACCCAGTGAGACAAAGGGTTGTGAGAGAGCCGACGCGATTGTAGCGGTAAGTGGTGGTGATACGTTGGCACGGGCCGACGAGGCGATTGCTCTGTATAAATCAGGTTGGGCGCCTCTCATCATTTTTTCTGGCGCGGCGGCCGACAAATCAGGTCCCAGCAATGCCGAGGTGATGCAGCAGCATGCCGTTCGGGCCGGTATCTCTGAAAATAGTATCGTTATTGAAGACCAGAGTGAGACGACAGAGCAAAACGCTGTAAAAACAAAGAATATCTTCGACAAGTATCGCGTTACATCGGCAATTGTTGTGACTTCTGCGTATCATGAACGACGTGCGGTGATGGAGTTTAGCCATCGGGCGCCCTCTATCACCTTTCGCGCGCATCCGGTAGCAAGTGATAACCAGTGGGGAGCCTGGTGGTGGCTAACGCCCACGGGCTGGTATTTGGCGTTGAGCGAGCTAGTAAAAATACTGATTGTTGCATCGGGTGGAGTAGTGCGCTAA
- the mnmA gene encoding tRNA 2-thiouridine(34) synthase MnmA, translated as MTRVYVGMSGGVDSSVVAALLVEQGYDVTGVYMKNWTQDLPGVRCPWADDLADAKRVAVQLGIDFKVYDFEQEYRQKVVQYMIDEYEAGRTPNPDIMCNQEVKFKLFLETALGDGADMIATGHYARVENSLLKCAKDTDKDQTYFLGRISGDALKKVLFPLGDFLKSEVRDMAAQRGLWTAKKAESMGVCFVGNVGMREFLSQYVETHAGPIIDEQTKKTIGQHDGAIFYTLGQRHGLDVGGGLPYYVVGKNMEKNEVYVSTNLNSQELWRAQLSLDHVHWINSMPLEGTYKVRVRHRAELVEATLQHGEDDAVLLDLSEPQRAVTPGQSAVVYNDEVCLGSGLVR; from the coding sequence ATGACCCGTGTCTATGTGGGTATGAGTGGTGGCGTCGACTCGTCAGTTGTCGCAGCGCTTTTGGTTGAGCAAGGTTACGATGTCACGGGTGTGTATATGAAGAACTGGACGCAAGATTTGCCTGGGGTACGTTGTCCGTGGGCAGATGATCTCGCTGACGCCAAGCGAGTGGCAGTGCAGTTAGGAATAGATTTCAAGGTCTACGATTTTGAACAGGAGTATCGCCAAAAAGTTGTGCAGTATATGATCGATGAATATGAGGCCGGTCGCACACCGAATCCAGATATCATGTGCAATCAAGAAGTGAAGTTTAAGCTTTTTTTGGAGACAGCGCTTGGTGATGGCGCCGATATGATTGCTACAGGGCACTATGCAAGGGTTGAAAATAGCCTGTTGAAATGTGCAAAAGATACTGACAAAGATCAAACCTATTTCCTTGGTCGAATATCTGGAGACGCACTCAAGAAAGTACTGTTTCCCCTCGGTGATTTTTTGAAATCCGAGGTGCGAGACATGGCGGCCCAGAGGGGTCTTTGGACGGCAAAAAAGGCTGAGAGTATGGGGGTGTGTTTCGTCGGAAACGTCGGCATGCGGGAGTTTTTGAGCCAGTATGTCGAGACACATGCTGGGCCGATTATTGACGAGCAGACAAAAAAGACAATCGGACAGCATGATGGGGCAATTTTCTACACATTGGGGCAGCGCCATGGACTCGATGTGGGTGGCGGACTACCATACTATGTTGTGGGGAAAAATATGGAAAAAAATGAGGTCTATGTCAGCACCAATCTCAATAGCCAAGAGCTATGGAGGGCGCAACTGAGCCTTGACCATGTTCACTGGATCAATAGCATGCCGCTAGAAGGGACATACAAGGTTCGTGTCCGTCACCGCGCCGAGCTAGTCGAGGCTACGCTACAGCATGGGGAGGACGATGCCGTACTGCTTGATCTCTCTGAGCCGCAGCGTGCTGTGACCCCTGGCCAATCTGCTGTTGTCTATAACGATGAAGTCTGTCTTGGAAGTGGGCTGGTGCGGTAA